A DNA window from Eikenella exigua contains the following coding sequences:
- a CDS encoding DUF6796 family protein, which yields MTKSHTLLLPGLLAALCWTVADMLLVGFVQSPEQYPLFSHTLAAGLGDDVDLAVLMLAGSPHRLFWGVLPATFSLPFYLASAFGVRRLLRGRAAGAVLCLLSAGYALSPLGHAGFYYMGISAQTLLHSPPEAYLLLLAQFRAFHAMLTVHWFASAGLLAAGWLVLLVQTVRGQTALPRASVWANPLPVGAAVAGVCSLFPQSAAAACIGGATFNIAQAVFFASAWYCLYSNRQHQKEHR from the coding sequence ATGACCAAATCACACACATTATTGTTGCCCGGCCTGTTGGCTGCGCTGTGTTGGACAGTGGCGGATATGCTGCTGGTGGGCTTTGTGCAGTCGCCAGAGCAGTATCCGCTGTTTTCGCACACACTGGCCGCAGGCCTGGGCGACGATGTGGATTTGGCAGTGCTGATGCTGGCCGGATCGCCACATCGGCTGTTTTGGGGCGTGTTGCCCGCCACTTTCAGCCTGCCATTTTATTTGGCTTCGGCTTTCGGTGTGCGCCGTTTGCTGCGCGGCAGGGCGGCAGGTGCGGTGTTGTGCCTGCTCTCGGCAGGCTATGCACTCTCGCCCTTGGGGCATGCGGGCTTTTATTATATGGGCATCAGCGCGCAAACCCTGCTGCATAGCCCGCCTGAAGCCTATCTGCTGCTACTGGCGCAATTTCGGGCGTTTCATGCCATGCTGACGGTGCATTGGTTTGCCTCGGCGGGGCTGCTGGCCGCGGGCTGGCTGGTGCTGCTGGTGCAAACCGTGCGCGGGCAAACCGCCTTGCCGCGTGCCTCGGTATGGGCAAACCCCTTGCCGGTGGGCGCTGCGGTGGCGGGCGTGTGCAGCCTGTTTCCACAATCTGCCGCAGCGGCCTGCATCGGCGGGGCAACGTTCAATATCGCCCAGGCGG